The following are from one region of the Chitinispirillales bacterium ANBcel5 genome:
- a CDS encoding TIGR02147 family protein: MADIFKYQNFRDYLKAYYEEQKAAKKAFSYRSFSQQADFSSPSFIYNVIEGRRNLTKTSIVKLSRAIGLTREEADYFENLVFFNQAKTVIDKTTFYSRIAEMRRSIDIEIVTKERYQYFSDWYHSVIREVVAFYDFKDDYTKLGSFLTPAISAKQARDSVRLLEKLGFIAKQKNGCYAQVNSAIAAKPSAVESFLIERFQMEMLQMALRSYQKIPLSDRMSSSTTFSVSRETFELFKQKARDFRRELAEIAKLDSSPDCAYQFTMNLFPLSRSVNNDK, translated from the coding sequence ATGGCCGACATTTTTAAATATCAGAACTTTCGTGACTATCTTAAAGCCTATTATGAGGAGCAAAAGGCAGCTAAGAAGGCATTTTCCTACAGAAGCTTCTCACAGCAGGCTGATTTTAGCTCACCATCATTTATATACAACGTCATTGAGGGGCGACGCAACCTCACCAAAACCAGCATTGTTAAGCTTTCACGCGCTATCGGTCTCACACGGGAGGAAGCTGATTATTTTGAGAACCTGGTTTTCTTTAACCAGGCCAAAACAGTTATCGATAAAACCACCTTCTATAGCAGAATCGCAGAGATGAGAAGGTCGATCGATATAGAGATAGTCACCAAAGAGCGGTATCAATATTTTAGTGACTGGTATCACAGCGTAATCAGAGAAGTTGTGGCATTCTATGACTTTAAAGACGATTATACCAAACTTGGATCTTTTCTCACTCCCGCCATAAGCGCAAAGCAGGCTCGTGATTCGGTCCGGTTGCTTGAAAAGCTTGGATTTATAGCTAAGCAGAAGAATGGTTGCTACGCACAGGTAAATAGCGCCATAGCCGCAAAGCCTTCAGCGGTTGAATCTTTTCTGATAGAGCGATTTCAAATGGAGATGCTTCAGATGGCACTTCGATCGTACCAAAAGATACCACTTTCAGACCGTATGTCTTCATCTACTACCTTCTCTGTATCAAGAGAAACGTTTGAGCTTTTCAAACAAAAAGCTCGTGATTTTAGAAGAGAACTTGCTGAAATCGCTAAACTCGACTCATCACCGGATTGCGCCTATCAATTTACAATGAATCTGTTCCCTCTCAGCCGGAGTGTTAATAATGATAAGTAG
- a CDS encoding aryl-sulfate sulfotransferase gives MCHIKQKSMWGIFFILLFTNTYASEVEPGYVLYTSALGATTTYLMNMEKEVVHTWTHPRSGGYSVHLLENGNLLRPMEAPQGPGLNGAAASGVIQEIDPDGNIVWEFEYRTDDFVLHHNLVPMPNGNILAVAYERIPGAEAEQAGINVRAIDMWNRQILSEKIIEIDPTAPAGSEIVWQWRLFDHLVRQENAADHPTLFSTDLGMDGNRFPGFNDWMHLNGLSYCPVNDQVIFSSRYFSEIYVIDKSTTTEEAATGSGGRTGMGGRILYRWGNPQNYGAPGEKQLDVVHSPKFIPPGYPGEGNIILFENGVDRRQSQILEITPPVRDDGTYEYNEHTGFGPGEPEWVYTKSGFHSPLMSSVQRLKCGNTFTCESEPGRMREIAPDGTVLWEYEFGQMVSRVLKYPVDYSGIITLLDLEPIPDDNDSIPNDVDTIPDNRDTIPIKATQLQRSAINAPSIARKSGRIEFSNIKNMNVSIHSLSGKLIYSTSASNEVHTVLTNSFSEGLYITSITDREGRIIASGRITLIH, from the coding sequence GTGTGTCACATTAAACAAAAGAGTATGTGGGGAATATTCTTTATTCTTCTTTTTACCAACACTTACGCTTCAGAGGTTGAACCGGGTTATGTACTGTACACCTCTGCTTTGGGAGCAACAACGACCTACCTTATGAATATGGAGAAGGAAGTAGTGCACACCTGGACCCATCCCCGCAGCGGTGGATACTCTGTTCATCTTCTGGAAAACGGTAATCTTCTTCGGCCAATGGAAGCACCGCAGGGTCCGGGGTTAAACGGAGCTGCTGCATCGGGTGTCATTCAGGAGATCGATCCTGATGGAAACATAGTGTGGGAGTTTGAATACAGAACTGACGATTTTGTTCTGCACCATAACCTTGTCCCAATGCCAAATGGAAATATACTGGCAGTTGCCTATGAGAGGATACCCGGAGCGGAAGCAGAACAAGCAGGGATAAATGTACGAGCGATTGATATGTGGAACAGACAAATTCTTTCGGAGAAAATCATTGAAATTGACCCTACCGCTCCTGCGGGTTCTGAAATAGTATGGCAATGGCGTTTGTTTGATCACCTTGTACGTCAGGAAAACGCAGCTGATCATCCTACACTTTTCAGCACTGATTTAGGTATGGATGGTAACCGGTTTCCGGGATTCAATGACTGGATGCACTTAAATGGATTGAGCTATTGTCCGGTAAATGATCAGGTGATTTTTTCCTCCAGGTACTTTAGTGAGATCTATGTAATAGATAAAAGCACCACAACAGAGGAAGCTGCTACCGGCAGCGGTGGCAGAACGGGAATGGGGGGAAGGATTCTTTATCGTTGGGGAAATCCTCAAAATTACGGTGCACCGGGGGAAAAACAGCTTGATGTGGTGCATTCTCCAAAATTTATACCTCCGGGATATCCTGGTGAGGGGAATATCATACTGTTCGAAAACGGGGTTGATAGGCGCCAGTCTCAAATCCTTGAGATCACTCCCCCTGTAAGAGACGACGGTACGTATGAGTACAATGAGCATACTGGTTTTGGGCCAGGTGAACCGGAGTGGGTCTATACAAAATCAGGTTTTCACTCCCCGCTTATGAGTAGTGTTCAACGTTTGAAGTGTGGCAATACTTTTACCTGTGAATCTGAGCCTGGAAGAATGAGAGAGATAGCTCCCGATGGAACGGTTTTGTGGGAATATGAATTTGGCCAGATGGTATCCAGAGTTTTAAAATATCCTGTAGATTATTCGGGAATCATTACCCTATTAGACCTGGAACCCATTCCGGATGATAATGATTCTATACCAAATGATGTTGACACCATTCCGGATAACAGAGATACCATACCAATCAAAGCAACACAACTACAGCGAAGTGCCATTAACGCGCCTTCAATAGCGCGAAAAAGTGGTCGTATAGAATTCTCTAACATAAAGAATATGAATGTGAGTATTCACTCCCTTAGTGGGAAACTAATCTACTCCACTTCTGCAAGTAATGAAGTACACACTGTACTTACAAACAGTTTTTCTGAAGGGCTCTATATCACCAGCATCACTGACCGCGAGGGAAGAATAATCGCGTCAGGAAGAATAACACTAATACATTAA
- a CDS encoding SPOR domain-containing protein produces MITKFANKTVLLLLSLSLYVTGEPLTNGEHYLNAGEISKAQEIFKQVLGNDPLNAEARLLYARTLGAADALSLYDSLSSEQEVPARVRAEAFKLLADHAFSKGEWERAANLYQRSGKITPDFFTRHRWALSSALDGNTELAANIWHTLSLEHGEDVSKRALLHLAYLLIDENDYKQARQKLLKAGEVEADSPVKIAILAARLFCAKELGLDSEVESINKTLAQKNILEQGDLKFNRSLGAYTVQVGAFGDRENAIKIREKLNEDFEHVQIAEATVDNTTIYRVRAGLFSSPEEAQRFLDQSLKKAGFQGQVVRN; encoded by the coding sequence ATGATTACTAAGTTCGCAAATAAAACCGTTCTTCTGCTGCTCTCACTATCTCTTTATGTAACGGGAGAGCCTCTCACTAATGGAGAGCACTATTTAAACGCAGGTGAGATCTCAAAAGCACAGGAAATTTTTAAGCAGGTTCTTGGCAACGATCCACTAAACGCGGAAGCACGGCTTCTCTACGCAAGAACGCTTGGTGCTGCTGACGCGCTTTCGCTCTATGATTCCCTCAGCTCTGAACAAGAGGTGCCAGCCCGGGTTCGAGCTGAAGCATTTAAGTTACTGGCAGATCATGCATTTTCAAAAGGTGAGTGGGAGCGTGCTGCCAATCTGTATCAACGATCAGGCAAAATAACTCCCGACTTTTTCACCCGCCATCGCTGGGCACTCTCTTCTGCTCTTGATGGCAACACAGAGTTAGCTGCAAATATCTGGCACACACTCTCTCTTGAGCACGGGGAGGATGTATCAAAACGAGCGTTGCTTCATCTGGCTTACCTTCTAATAGATGAAAATGATTACAAGCAGGCCCGCCAGAAATTGCTTAAAGCCGGGGAGGTTGAGGCGGATTCCCCTGTAAAAATTGCCATACTTGCGGCAAGGCTATTTTGTGCCAAGGAGCTTGGGTTGGACAGCGAAGTTGAAAGCATCAATAAAACACTGGCACAAAAGAATATACTGGAACAAGGTGATCTAAAATTCAATAGATCATTGGGTGCTTATACCGTACAGGTTGGTGCTTTTGGTGACAGGGAGAATGCAATAAAGATACGTGAAAAGCTAAATGAAGATTTCGAACACGTACAAATTGCAGAAGCTACGGTTGATAATACTACAATATACAGAGTGCGTGCCGGGTTATTCAGTTCACCTGAGGAAGCGCAGAGGTTTCTGGATCAGTCTCTAAAGAAGGCCGGGTTTCAGGGACAGGTTGTTAGAAACTGA
- the miaB gene encoding tRNA (N6-isopentenyl adenosine(37)-C2)-methylthiotransferase MiaB codes for MPSVFFQTFGCQMNVADSDTLLQLLSQKGFILTSTPHEADLIVVNTCSVRENAEKRAVSRIAELSALCKSGDRELWVTGCMAERVGEDLKKKVPGVKRVIGAKQMDRVDEVVEEIFGDSNDQTSVFATNSVTDFVPVMRGCDNYCSYCIVPYVRGSEMSVPAELVEKSVREKVAQGIKEITFLGQNVNSYDYKGIDFPDLLEMVSAVDGLERIRFTTSHPKDCTEKLIKTLARIPSLCSHIHLPVQAGSNRVLSLMNRGYTREHYLSLIDLIRKHIPHADLTTDIMVGFPSETDKEFEETLSLASEVGYTQAFMFAYSPRQGTSAAKLSESITEQQKGERLRALIDLQTEITRKIYAQSVGKEIDVLVSGRQEKRDRMWIGQDKGCKRVLLACKDIDAGMILKARVVRSSGMTLIAERI; via the coding sequence ATGCCTTCTGTATTTTTTCAGACTTTTGGTTGCCAGATGAATGTGGCAGACTCAGATACTCTTCTTCAGCTCTTATCTCAAAAAGGTTTTATACTTACGAGTACGCCCCATGAAGCGGATCTGATAGTTGTTAATACCTGTAGCGTTCGCGAAAATGCCGAAAAACGGGCTGTTTCACGCATAGCCGAACTGAGCGCCCTGTGTAAGTCGGGTGACAGAGAGCTGTGGGTCACCGGCTGTATGGCAGAAAGAGTTGGAGAAGACCTGAAAAAGAAAGTTCCCGGGGTTAAAAGAGTAATCGGTGCGAAACAGATGGATCGCGTCGATGAGGTCGTTGAAGAGATCTTTGGTGATTCTAACGACCAAACCTCTGTTTTTGCCACCAACAGTGTGACCGATTTTGTTCCGGTGATGCGGGGGTGTGACAACTACTGCTCCTACTGTATAGTACCCTATGTGCGGGGATCGGAGATGTCGGTGCCGGCAGAACTGGTGGAAAAATCGGTTCGGGAAAAGGTGGCCCAAGGGATAAAAGAGATTACCTTTCTTGGCCAAAACGTTAATTCCTATGATTATAAGGGGATAGATTTTCCGGATCTTCTTGAGATGGTATCGGCAGTTGATGGACTTGAGAGGATACGTTTCACTACAAGCCATCCCAAAGACTGCACCGAAAAGCTGATAAAAACACTCGCCCGTATACCTTCACTATGCTCACATATCCACTTGCCGGTTCAGGCCGGATCCAACAGGGTACTTTCACTGATGAATCGTGGGTACACAAGAGAGCACTATCTTTCTCTTATCGATCTGATCAGAAAACATATTCCCCATGCTGATCTCACCACCGATATAATGGTAGGATTTCCCTCAGAAACGGATAAAGAGTTTGAGGAAACGCTTTCGCTTGCAAGTGAAGTTGGGTATACGCAGGCGTTTATGTTTGCTTACTCTCCACGGCAGGGTACTTCAGCGGCAAAGCTTTCTGAGAGCATAACAGAGCAACAAAAAGGTGAGAGGCTCAGGGCCCTTATAGACCTTCAGACTGAAATCACCAGAAAAATCTATGCTCAAAGTGTTGGCAAAGAAATTGATGTACTTGTGAGCGGACGTCAGGAGAAGCGGGACAGAATGTGGATCGGACAGGATAAAGGCTGTAAAAGGGTACTTCTTGCTTGCAAGGACATTGATGCAGGAATGATTTTAAAGGCCAGGGTAGTTCGTAGCAGCGGTATGACCTTAATCGCGGAAAGGATATAG
- a CDS encoding formylglycine-generating enzyme family protein, producing the protein MFKKLSFLLTLLLFIPLRSQEVNISGTIVDDNAEPVTDALVMLKNNPDLKAYSNEVGAFLLSDNVSSVSNSLNARARSFNVAISNNILSVEAPSYKGELRMDILKTNGAVAYSASTQNQATAVFSLPRLSQGLYLLRLTTPQKSDVVRMVNPGSGSPYLSANGRRTISGSNRQAQSAEPDDTLMIFAGGYRNYSIQLSTVHEPNDLTVTLTRSNPWIPAEELMYSGNQVKIMADGYDFEMGQPYPEIIEYSSDWEQPVRTVTFNYDFWMDTVEVTQREYEEIMRAAYDDYQTPHWNATYGLGDDYPVYTVTAHDAMLFCNAKSKLEGLDTVYSYSSIGRTPGSMSQLFDLETDYSKNGYRLPTEAEWEYACRAGTYTDFYWGNISQDIEDPEIDNHAVWRNNSWDLGSEGTSYGTFPVASKPPNDYGLYDMSGNVSEYVGDFFEEYPWGDDTDPTGPADGVFHGLRGGNWGNSAFYLRSSNREFMAPDYEYYFIGFRTVRRAD; encoded by the coding sequence ATGTTTAAAAAACTTTCATTTCTTTTAACACTACTACTGTTTATACCGTTAAGATCACAAGAGGTGAACATCTCCGGAACTATTGTCGATGACAACGCGGAACCAGTCACCGACGCATTGGTTATGCTCAAAAACAATCCTGATTTAAAGGCATACTCCAATGAAGTAGGGGCCTTCCTTTTATCTGATAATGTTTCAAGTGTATCTAACAGCTTAAACGCGCGGGCCCGGTCTTTTAATGTCGCGATAAGTAACAATATCCTTTCCGTAGAAGCACCGTCCTATAAGGGGGAGCTAAGGATGGACATCCTTAAAACAAACGGTGCTGTAGCCTACTCCGCATCAACTCAAAACCAGGCAACAGCTGTTTTTAGTCTTCCTCGTTTGTCTCAGGGACTATATCTTTTACGATTGACTACCCCCCAAAAGTCCGATGTGGTAAGAATGGTCAATCCCGGTTCAGGCTCTCCCTATCTCTCCGCCAATGGTAGAAGGACCATTTCAGGATCAAACAGACAGGCCCAATCGGCAGAACCTGATGATACACTTATGATATTTGCCGGAGGATACAGAAATTACAGTATTCAGCTTTCTACGGTTCATGAGCCAAATGATTTAACAGTAACACTCACCCGATCAAACCCCTGGATCCCTGCCGAAGAGCTAATGTACTCCGGTAACCAGGTAAAGATAATGGCAGATGGATACGATTTTGAAATGGGACAACCCTACCCGGAAATCATTGAGTACTCATCCGATTGGGAGCAACCCGTCCGCACAGTTACATTTAATTACGATTTTTGGATGGACACTGTTGAGGTAACTCAGAGGGAATATGAAGAGATCATGAGAGCTGCTTATGATGACTATCAGACACCGCACTGGAACGCTACCTATGGCTTGGGAGATGATTATCCGGTTTACACTGTAACAGCTCACGACGCGATGCTTTTCTGTAATGCCAAAAGCAAACTGGAGGGGTTGGATACTGTTTACTCCTACTCCTCCATCGGTAGAACACCTGGTTCTATGAGCCAACTATTCGATCTTGAAACAGACTATTCTAAAAACGGGTACCGTTTACCCACTGAAGCAGAGTGGGAATACGCGTGCAGAGCTGGCACCTACACCGATTTTTACTGGGGTAATATTTCTCAGGATATAGAAGATCCTGAAATCGATAATCATGCGGTATGGAGAAATAATTCCTGGGACTTAGGATCGGAAGGAACATCCTATGGGACATTTCCGGTCGCGAGCAAACCGCCAAACGATTATGGGCTGTATGATATGTCCGGTAATGTATCGGAGTACGTGGGAGATTTCTTTGAGGAGTACCCGTGGGGTGATGATACAGATCCAACCGGACCTGCAGATGGAGTGTTTCATGGTCTGCGTGGTGGCAATTGGGGCAATAGCGCATTTTATCTGCGCTCATCCAACCGGGAGTTTATGGCACCGGATTACGAATATTATTTCATAGGGTTCAGAACTGTACGCAGAGCGGACTAG
- a CDS encoding CotH kinase family protein, whose product MLKIVIAILLTGMAIRTLANTVDSTEILFDEEQVFNYEIQFYTPDWSDSMDYYMEIMGGEYMPARFISRFDDGDSIVLENVGVRYKGNSSYTFSRHSVKRPLKVKFDKFVDHQYYFGLKRLSFHNGVLDPSFMREKISYDIARAYMPSPRVSYANISIEGELIGFYIQVEQVDDQLITRYYEDDTGRLFKAGNDGAFMTFSVDAFSNFDRKEGSNDWSNFIDMMDKLNNTSDEEFVEVISEVLDLKSCITHLAYTMVLSHFDSYTGSGRNFYLYENPKSGRFEILPWDLDQSFGVYTNNWDVINADIVDISNLDQRPLNRRIIENDSLRNVYFDFLERMLNEAANPEQIAAEADRIKERIKEHVKNDPNKFYTYEDFLTNIEEDLVVQSGPRRRVFPGIKSLSAQRAESILSQIEHYRATSVVKNKKPDNLHQMAIRAAGNKLLLSYSVKTDAKPVTLNVYNARGSLIDSRYLGLRNRGQHTTSISLEQKAAGFYVVQLNFGDKTQSRSFIMRR is encoded by the coding sequence ATGTTAAAGATTGTTATTGCTATACTTTTAACAGGTATGGCTATTAGAACACTTGCAAATACTGTCGATTCTACAGAGATCCTTTTTGATGAAGAGCAGGTGTTTAACTATGAAATACAATTCTACACACCCGATTGGTCTGATTCCATGGATTACTACATGGAAATAATGGGTGGAGAGTATATGCCCGCACGGTTCATAAGTCGGTTCGATGACGGAGACAGTATTGTTCTGGAAAATGTTGGGGTGCGTTATAAAGGCAATTCATCCTATACGTTTTCCAGACATTCTGTCAAACGTCCTTTAAAAGTTAAATTTGATAAGTTCGTTGATCACCAGTACTATTTTGGATTAAAGAGGCTAAGTTTTCATAACGGTGTTCTTGATCCAAGTTTTATGCGGGAAAAAATAAGTTATGATATTGCCCGGGCTTATATGCCTTCCCCAAGAGTATCGTATGCAAACATAAGCATCGAAGGCGAACTGATTGGCTTTTATATCCAGGTCGAACAGGTCGATGACCAGCTAATTACAAGATATTATGAAGATGACACCGGCCGACTGTTCAAAGCCGGTAATGATGGAGCTTTTATGACCTTCTCTGTTGACGCATTTTCCAATTTCGACAGAAAAGAAGGTAGTAACGATTGGTCCAATTTTATCGACATGATGGATAAACTTAATAATACCAGTGATGAAGAATTTGTTGAAGTGATAAGTGAAGTGCTGGATCTAAAAAGCTGTATTACGCATTTGGCCTACACTATGGTGCTGTCTCATTTCGATAGTTATACCGGATCAGGGAGAAATTTTTACCTCTATGAAAATCCTAAATCAGGACGTTTTGAAATACTACCGTGGGATCTTGACCAGTCATTTGGTGTCTATACCAACAACTGGGATGTTATCAATGCAGACATAGTCGATATTTCAAATCTCGATCAACGACCACTCAACCGAAGAATCATAGAAAACGATTCTCTGAGAAACGTCTATTTTGATTTTCTTGAAAGGATGCTGAATGAAGCAGCAAATCCTGAGCAAATTGCCGCAGAGGCAGACAGGATAAAGGAGCGAATAAAAGAACATGTTAAAAACGATCCTAACAAATTCTACACGTATGAGGATTTTTTAACCAATATAGAAGAAGATCTTGTGGTGCAATCAGGCCCAAGGAGAAGGGTTTTTCCTGGGATAAAGTCTTTGAGCGCTCAAAGAGCGGAATCAATTCTTTCGCAAATAGAACACTACCGCGCGACATCTGTTGTTAAAAACAAAAAACCGGATAATCTACATCAAATGGCAATCCGTGCTGCAGGAAACAAGCTTTTACTTAGTTATTCTGTAAAAACCGACGCTAAGCCGGTTACTTTAAATGTGTACAATGCCAGAGGGAGCCTTATTGATTCCAGATATTTAGGTTTAAGAAACAGAGGACAGCATACAACCTCGATCTCTTTAGAGCAAAAAGCCGCAGGATTCTATGTTGTACAGCTAAATTTTGGAGACAAGACTCAGTCCAGATCTTTTATTATGCGCAGGTAA
- a CDS encoding lipopolysaccharide assembly protein LapA domain-containing protein, producing MKISKWIAVFVLAFIIAWIVIFTFIQEPFALTVPMKLLWYTTPGIPIYVYVVSAFAIGLLIGFLIAGYYYLTGQAGLRKKSRRIKALELKLREVMAELKTYKGTSEEEEEEKKEESPQQEENQQQNRANPARENGEANNQSEK from the coding sequence GTGAAAATCTCCAAATGGATAGCGGTATTTGTATTAGCTTTTATCATAGCCTGGATAGTTATCTTTACCTTTATCCAGGAACCCTTCGCACTGACTGTGCCTATGAAGCTCTTATGGTACACTACTCCCGGTATTCCAATCTATGTTTATGTTGTTTCTGCCTTTGCCATCGGTCTTTTGATAGGGTTTCTTATCGCCGGATATTACTATCTTACCGGACAGGCCGGACTGCGTAAGAAAAGCAGGCGCATCAAGGCCCTGGAGTTGAAGCTCAGGGAAGTTATGGCTGAACTTAAGACCTACAAGGGTACTTCTGAAGAGGAAGAGGAAGAAAAAAAGGAAGAAAGCCCTCAACAAGAAGAAAATCAGCAGCAAAACAGGGCCAATCCAGCCAGAGAAAATGGTGAAGCAAACAATCAGAGCGAGAAATGA